One uncultured Alphaproteobacteria bacterium genomic region harbors:
- the amaB gene encoding N-carbamoyl-L-amino acid hydrolase, whose protein sequence is MSNSPLANLKIDGDRLWRSLMDLARIGATPKGGVARLALTALDGEARRLFVSWCEAAGLAVEIDAIGNIFARRAGRNPDLPPVMLGSHIDTQPTGGKFDGCFGVMAGLEVIRTLDDLGIATEAPIEVVAWTNEEGSRFPPCMMGSGVFTGRFGLEETLDKADGDGLRVGDELARIGFAGSRPAAGHAVGAYFEAHIEQGPVLEDEGKTIGVVIGTLGQKWFDLTLTGQEAHAGPTPMRRRRDALLAASHVVQAVNRIALDAGEYACGTVGCLSVFPDSRNVIPGRVDLTIDFRHWEAAALDAMVAQLRARLAQIARDLDVAADLRATADFPPLGFHPECVAAVRQAAGRLGFSHRDIVSGAGHDAIFLAEVAPAAMIFVPCEDGISHNEAENAKPEDLAAGASVLLHAALSRAGIAEKEA, encoded by the coding sequence ATGTCCAACTCTCCGCTCGCAAATCTCAAGATCGACGGCGATCGCCTGTGGCGATCCCTGATGGACCTCGCGCGGATCGGTGCGACGCCGAAGGGCGGCGTCGCCCGCCTTGCGCTCACCGCGCTCGACGGCGAGGCGCGGCGGCTGTTCGTCTCGTGGTGCGAGGCCGCCGGGCTCGCCGTAGAGATCGACGCGATCGGCAACATCTTCGCCCGGCGCGCGGGCCGCAATCCCGACCTGCCGCCGGTGATGCTCGGCAGCCACATCGACACCCAGCCGACCGGCGGCAAGTTCGACGGTTGCTTCGGCGTGATGGCGGGGCTGGAGGTGATCCGCACCCTCGACGACCTCGGCATCGCCACCGAGGCGCCGATCGAGGTGGTGGCGTGGACCAACGAGGAGGGCTCGCGCTTCCCACCCTGCATGATGGGCTCGGGCGTGTTCACCGGCCGGTTCGGCCTGGAGGAGACCCTCGACAAGGCGGATGGCGACGGCCTCCGCGTCGGCGACGAACTCGCCCGCATCGGCTTCGCCGGATCCCGCCCGGCCGCCGGGCACGCCGTCGGCGCGTATTTCGAGGCGCACATCGAGCAGGGGCCGGTTCTCGAAGACGAGGGCAAGACCATCGGCGTGGTGATCGGCACCCTCGGGCAGAAGTGGTTCGACCTGACGCTGACCGGCCAGGAGGCCCACGCCGGGCCGACGCCGATGCGCCGCCGCAGGGACGCCCTGCTCGCCGCATCCCACGTCGTCCAGGCGGTCAACCGCATCGCGCTCGACGCCGGGGAGTACGCCTGCGGCACCGTCGGTTGCCTCTCGGTGTTCCCCGACAGCCGCAACGTCATTCCCGGGCGGGTCGACCTGACCATCGACTTCCGCCATTGGGAGGCCGCCGCGCTCGATGCGATGGTGGCGCAGCTGAGGGCGCGGCTCGCGCAGATCGCGCGCGACCTCGACGTCGCCGCCGATCTGCGCGCGACCGCCGACTTCCCGCCGCTCGGTTTCCATCCCGAGTGCGTCGCGGCGGTGCGGCAGGCGGCCGGGCGGCTCGGCTTCTCCCACCGCGACATCGTTTCGGGGGCGGGGCACGACGCGATCTTCCTCGCCGAGGTCGCTCCGGCGGCGATGATCTTCGTTCCATGCGAGGACGGCATCAGTCACAACGAGGCGGAGAACGCCAAACCCGAAGATCTCGCCGCCGGGGCCTCGGTGCTGCTGCATGCAGCGCTCTCCCGCGCGGGCATCGCCGAGAAGGAGGCTTGA
- the livF gene encoding leucine/isoleucine/valine transporter subunit; ATP-binding component of ABC superfamily (Evidence 2a : Function of homologous gene experimentally demonstrated in an other organism; PubMedId : 14702302, 2195019; Product type t : transporter), with the protein MALLEIADIHSFYGKSHVLEGVSLTVGEGELVTLLGRNGAGKTTTLKSVSGIVRPKSGSVRFDGRETIGREIHEIARAGIALVPEHRGVFALLTVEENLRIAVRDGWWKLSDVYDLFPRLYERRRNGGNALSGGEQQMLSIARALLNNPRLLLLDEPTEGLAPVIVDEIVKVLVDIKRTGMSVLLVEQNLAVCEKLGDRHYVLEQGRIVYSGSAAEFAADHSVRDRYLALNG; encoded by the coding sequence ATGGCGCTGCTGGAAATCGCCGACATCCATTCCTTCTACGGCAAGAGCCACGTCCTCGAAGGGGTGTCGCTGACGGTCGGGGAGGGAGAACTGGTGACGCTGCTCGGGCGCAACGGCGCGGGCAAGACCACCACCCTCAAGAGCGTCTCCGGCATCGTCCGGCCGAAATCGGGCTCGGTGCGGTTCGACGGGCGCGAGACGATCGGCCGCGAGATTCACGAAATCGCGCGGGCGGGCATCGCTCTGGTGCCCGAGCATCGCGGCGTCTTCGCCCTGCTGACGGTGGAGGAAAACCTCAGGATCGCGGTGCGCGACGGCTGGTGGAAGCTGTCCGACGTCTACGACCTGTTCCCCCGGCTCTACGAGCGCCGCCGCAATGGCGGCAACGCACTGTCGGGCGGCGAGCAGCAGATGCTCAGCATCGCCCGCGCGCTGTTGAACAACCCCAGGCTCCTGCTCCTCGACGAGCCCACCGAGGGCCTCGCGCCGGTGATCGTCGACGAGATCGTCAAGGTGCTGGTGGACATCAAGCGCACCGGCATGTCGGTGCTGCTGGTGGAGCAGAACCTCGCGGTCTGCGAAAAGCTCGGCGACCGTCACTACGTTCTCGAACAGGGCCGGATCGTCTACTCCGGCAGCGCCGCCGAGTTCGCGGCGGATCACTCGGTGCGGGACCGCTACCTCGCGCTGAACGGCTGA
- a CDS encoding Aspartyl-tRNA(Asn) amidotransferase subunit A translates to MTTDVGSMTAARLSAAFASGEISPVEATEAALDRIRRFDGAVNAYCLVDEDGARRAARAAEARWRERAPLSPIDGVPSSIKDLTMVAGLPTRKGSHTTSDAPAAVDAPFAQRLREAGAVILGKTTTPEFGWKGVTDSPLTGVTRNPWNTGRTSGGSSGGAAAAAALNMGVLHQGSDAGGSIRIPCGFCGVFGIKPSFGWVPQWPASAMTTLSHLGPIARTVRDAAMMLDVVARPDDRDSYAATGFPADWSGFLDRPLKGLRVAYSPTLGYVEVRADVRAATDRAVKLLETLGAAVTLADPGFADPIDAFNVLWHAGAAKILDAVPPDLRGGMDPALVAIAEDGARTPMVRYMHALEIRAAVAETMARFHRDHDVLVTPMLPLTAFAAGRNVPDDGRDWVCWTPFTFPFNMTQQPAASVPCGFGADGLPVGLHVVAAKWRDDLVMRVASAFEAACPQPFPSEPRAGNDAEQKSGETTKN, encoded by the coding sequence ATGACCACCGACGTCGGGTCGATGACCGCTGCCCGGCTTTCCGCCGCGTTTGCATCGGGGGAGATCTCTCCGGTCGAGGCGACCGAGGCGGCGCTCGACCGCATCCGCCGCTTCGACGGCGCGGTCAACGCCTATTGTCTGGTGGACGAGGACGGCGCGCGGCGGGCGGCGCGGGCGGCGGAGGCGCGCTGGCGCGAGCGCGCGCCGCTTTCGCCGATCGACGGCGTGCCGAGTTCGATCAAGGACCTGACGATGGTCGCGGGCCTGCCGACCCGCAAGGGCTCGCACACCACAAGCGATGCCCCGGCGGCGGTGGATGCGCCGTTCGCGCAGCGCCTGCGCGAGGCGGGGGCGGTGATCCTCGGCAAGACCACCACACCCGAGTTCGGATGGAAGGGCGTCACCGACAGCCCCTTGACCGGCGTCACCCGCAATCCGTGGAACACCGGCCGCACCTCGGGCGGCTCGTCGGGCGGCGCGGCGGCGGCGGCGGCGCTCAACATGGGGGTGCTGCATCAGGGGTCCGACGCGGGCGGCTCGATCCGCATCCCCTGCGGGTTCTGCGGCGTGTTCGGCATCAAGCCGAGCTTCGGCTGGGTGCCGCAGTGGCCCGCCTCGGCGATGACCACGCTCTCGCATCTCGGGCCGATCGCCCGCACGGTGCGGGATGCGGCGATGATGCTCGACGTCGTCGCCCGCCCCGACGACCGCGACAGCTACGCCGCCACCGGCTTCCCCGCCGACTGGAGCGGGTTCCTCGACCGCCCTCTGAAGGGGCTGCGCGTCGCCTATTCGCCGACGCTCGGCTACGTCGAGGTGCGGGCGGACGTGCGCGCGGCGACCGACCGGGCGGTGAAGCTCCTCGAAACCCTCGGGGCCGCCGTGACCCTCGCCGATCCGGGATTCGCCGACCCGATCGACGCGTTCAACGTGCTCTGGCACGCGGGCGCGGCGAAGATCCTCGACGCGGTTCCGCCGGACCTGCGCGGCGGAATGGACCCGGCGCTGGTCGCGATCGCCGAGGACGGCGCGAGGACGCCGATGGTGCGCTACATGCACGCTCTCGAAATCCGCGCCGCGGTCGCCGAGACGATGGCGCGCTTCCACCGCGATCACGACGTGCTGGTCACGCCGATGCTGCCGCTCACCGCGTTCGCCGCCGGGCGCAACGTTCCCGACGACGGCCGGGACTGGGTGTGCTGGACCCCCTTCACCTTTCCGTTCAACATGACCCAGCAGCCCGCGGCGAGCGTGCCCTGCGGTTTCGGCGCGGACGGGCTGCCGGTCGGCCTGCACGTCGTCGCGGCGAAATGGCGCGACGATCTGGTGATGCGGGTGGCCTCCGCCTTCGAGGCCGCGTGTCCGCAGCCGTTCCCGTCCGAACCCCGCGCCGGGAACGACGCTGAACAAAAAAGTGGCGAAACGACAAAAAATTGA
- a CDS encoding Beta-lactamase, with amino-acid sequence MPWLFRLLLPVLALLVACPPLGERAGRLIEPPAPTRGLAPARMARAEARLAALPRFHALLVARDGQVFAARRFRGPPLDAAVNVKSASKSVLSALVGIAIGKGVLAGLDQPVARWLEPDFPETPDPRLYEITVGDLLSMRSGLERTSGEAYGGWVASANWVRDALARPMAGDPGGRMRYSTGNTHLLSAVLTRASGRSTYALARDWLADPLGIDLPPWPRDPQGVYFGGNDMRLSPRAMLRFGELYRMGGMYAGRRILPEGWVETSWRPLGFSAWSGHGYGYGWFAGGLGGHAVHFAWGYGGQMIYVVPKLRLTIVMTSDAAPHPRAESHISTLHAVVAEEIVPAAVEGAPPEDEVQRAGSVSSASSTADGVSSSGSSSGVSRPGT; translated from the coding sequence ATGCCGTGGCTTTTCCGCTTGCTGTTGCCGGTTCTGGCCTTGCTGGTGGCGTGTCCGCCGTTGGGCGAGCGCGCCGGGCGGTTGATCGAGCCGCCCGCACCGACGCGCGGGCTCGCTCCGGCGCGGATGGCACGCGCCGAGGCGCGTCTCGCGGCGCTGCCGCGTTTCCACGCGCTGCTGGTGGCGCGCGACGGTCAGGTGTTCGCGGCGCGACGGTTCCGCGGCCCGCCGCTCGATGCGGCGGTGAACGTCAAATCGGCGTCGAAGAGCGTGCTGTCGGCACTGGTGGGGATCGCGATCGGCAAGGGCGTGCTGGCGGGGCTCGATCAGCCGGTGGCGCGCTGGCTGGAACCGGACTTTCCCGAAACCCCGGACCCGCGCCTGTACGAGATCACCGTCGGCGATCTGCTGTCGATGCGCTCCGGCCTGGAACGGACCTCGGGCGAGGCCTACGGCGGCTGGGTGGCGAGCGCCAACTGGGTGAGGGACGCGCTGGCGCGGCCGATGGCGGGCGATCCGGGCGGGCGGATGCGGTATTCCACCGGCAACACCCATCTGCTGTCGGCGGTGCTGACCCGCGCGTCGGGGCGGAGCACCTACGCGCTCGCGCGCGACTGGCTCGCCGACCCGCTCGGGATCGACCTGCCGCCGTGGCCGCGCGACCCGCAGGGGGTCTATTTCGGCGGCAACGACATGCGCCTGTCGCCGCGCGCGATGCTGCGCTTCGGCGAGCTCTATCGCATGGGCGGCATGTACGCGGGCCGGCGCATCCTGCCCGAGGGGTGGGTGGAAACCAGTTGGCGGCCGCTCGGCTTCTCCGCCTGGAGCGGCCACGGCTACGGCTACGGCTGGTTCGCGGGCGGTCTCGGCGGCCACGCGGTGCATTTCGCCTGGGGTTACGGCGGGCAGATGATCTACGTGGTGCCGAAGCTGCGGTTGACGATCGTGATGACCTCCGACGCCGCGCCGCATCCGCGCGCCGAAAGCCACATCTCCACCCTGCATGCGGTGGTGGCGGAAGAGATCGTGCCCGCCGCGGTCGAGGGCGCGCCGCCGGAGGACGAGGTTCAGCGGGCGGGCAGCGTCTCCAGCGCGTCCAGCACCGCCGACGGCGTCAGCAGTTCCGGCAGCAGCAGCGGCGTCTCGCGGCCGGGAACGTAA
- the amhX gene encoding Amidohydrolase AmhX yields MMSMEERVREVYASLHAIPEIGFTEHRTAAFLAEAARAAGYAVETGVGGTGVVATLDSGRPGPVVGLRADMDALPFVIDGEAVCRHACGHDAHSAMVLTAAEILAKSPPERGRLKVLFQPAEELLTGALSVIESGAADDLDMLFGIHLRPIQEARIGQATPALCHGASHVVDAVIKGVPSHGARPHLGVNAIDAAAAVVAAVNAIRLDPAQAWSVKTTRLQAGGAAANNIPDRAEMVFDLRAQTNALMEELHGKLATAVRHAAAASGAEAEVTVRGGVPAADYAPELVDLAREAIRAVLGDDGVLGPIVTPGGEDFHFYAVKRPGLRAAYVGLGCDLAPGLHHPEMAFKIEALPKGVAILVDLVGRAFARA; encoded by the coding sequence ATGATGTCGATGGAAGAACGGGTGCGGGAGGTCTACGCCTCTCTTCATGCGATACCGGAGATCGGATTTACCGAGCACCGCACCGCCGCCTTTCTGGCGGAGGCGGCGCGCGCCGCGGGCTATGCGGTCGAGACTGGCGTCGGCGGCACCGGCGTGGTGGCGACGCTCGACAGCGGCCGTCCCGGCCCGGTGGTGGGGCTGCGGGCGGACATGGACGCCCTGCCGTTCGTGATCGACGGCGAGGCGGTCTGCCGCCACGCCTGCGGCCACGACGCCCATTCCGCGATGGTGCTGACGGCGGCCGAGATTCTGGCCAAGTCGCCGCCGGAGCGGGGCAGGCTGAAGGTGCTGTTCCAGCCTGCCGAGGAACTGCTGACCGGGGCGCTGTCGGTGATCGAGAGCGGCGCGGCGGACGATCTCGACATGCTGTTCGGCATCCATCTGCGGCCGATCCAGGAGGCGCGGATCGGGCAGGCGACCCCGGCGCTGTGCCACGGCGCGTCGCACGTCGTCGACGCGGTGATCAAGGGCGTGCCCTCGCACGGCGCGCGGCCGCACCTCGGCGTCAACGCCATCGACGCCGCCGCCGCGGTGGTCGCCGCGGTCAACGCCATCCGCCTCGACCCGGCCCAGGCGTGGTCGGTGAAGACCACCCGGCTGCAGGCGGGGGGCGCCGCCGCCAACAACATTCCCGACCGCGCCGAGATGGTCTTCGATCTCCGCGCTCAGACCAACGCGCTGATGGAGGAACTGCACGGTAAACTCGCCACCGCGGTGCGCCATGCCGCCGCGGCGAGCGGTGCGGAGGCGGAGGTGACGGTGCGCGGCGGCGTGCCGGCCGCCGACTACGCGCCGGAACTGGTCGATCTGGCGCGCGAGGCGATCCGCGCGGTGCTCGGCGACGACGGCGTGCTCGGGCCGATCGTCACCCCCGGCGGCGAGGATTTCCACTTCTACGCGGTCAAGCGCCCCGGGCTGCGCGCCGCCTACGTCGGGCTCGGGTGCGACCTCGCGCCGGGGCTCCACCACCCCGAGATGGCGTTCAAGATCGAGGCCCTGCCGAAGGGCGTCGCGATCCTCGTCGATCTCGTCGGGCGCGCGTTCGCCCGGGCCTGA
- a CDS encoding putative Thiol:disulfide interchange protein DsbD (Evidence 3 : Function proposed based on presence of conserved amino acid motif, structural feature or limited homology), whose product MRILHLLPLLAALAFAPAARAADVAQADHAEVRLIAATADHRPGEPVDLGIAFRLDPGWHIYAKDPGDAGLPTEVVWTLPEGARVEPLVYPPHRTFDEAGLTTFGYADRAVFTARAVSPADDAPFPVRARVSWLICKEICIPGQADLDLVLPVAAGAPLPSLDAGLLAAAALPPPPAPGLGLWLALGLAFAGGVLLNLMPCVLPILALKVLAIAQASRGAARRDATLFGAGALTAFIALGAALALLGAGGRALGWGFQLQSPATVLVLALIMLLVGLDLSGALPMGGLPPGIAARLPAARAPFFTGLLAVAVASPCTAPLMGAAVGYAATQPPETGFLVIVAIGVGFALPMVLVGWIPAVGRLVPRPGPWMATLRKVLAWPMFGAALWLAWVLSRQTDALGLALAALVPVAIGVALRARRLALPAIALAAVVAATAVEIRPARVAAAEDAWSEARVAALRAEGRPVFVDFTAAWCLTCQVNKRTTLKDAEVIAAFDAKGVARLVADWTQRDERIGAALARLGRNGVPVYALYVPGRETPLLLPELLTPSAVLDALETLPAR is encoded by the coding sequence ATGAGAATTCTCCACCTTCTGCCGCTCCTCGCCGCCCTCGCGTTCGCGCCCGCCGCCCGCGCGGCCGACGTCGCGCAGGCCGACCATGCCGAGGTCCGCCTGATCGCCGCCACCGCCGACCACCGCCCGGGCGAACCGGTGGACCTCGGCATCGCCTTCCGTCTCGATCCCGGCTGGCACATCTACGCCAAGGACCCCGGCGACGCGGGCCTGCCCACCGAGGTCGTCTGGACACTGCCCGAAGGCGCACGCGTCGAGCCGCTGGTCTACCCGCCGCACCGCACCTTCGACGAAGCCGGGCTCACCACCTTCGGATACGCCGACCGCGCGGTGTTCACCGCCCGCGCCGTCTCCCCGGCGGACGATGCCCCCTTTCCCGTCCGTGCGCGGGTGAGCTGGCTGATCTGCAAGGAGATCTGCATCCCCGGACAGGCGGACCTCGACCTCGTGCTGCCGGTCGCCGCGGGCGCACCGCTGCCGTCGCTCGACGCCGGCCTGCTCGCCGCCGCCGCGCTTCCCCCGCCCCCCGCGCCCGGCCTCGGGCTGTGGCTCGCGCTCGGCCTCGCGTTCGCGGGCGGCGTGCTGCTCAACCTGATGCCGTGCGTGCTGCCGATCCTCGCCCTCAAGGTGCTGGCGATCGCGCAGGCGTCGCGCGGCGCGGCGCGGCGCGACGCCACCCTGTTCGGCGCGGGCGCGCTGACCGCCTTCATCGCCCTCGGCGCGGCGCTGGCGCTGCTCGGCGCGGGCGGCCGCGCGCTCGGCTGGGGGTTCCAGCTTCAGAGCCCGGCGACGGTGCTGGTCCTCGCCCTGATCATGCTGCTGGTCGGCCTCGATCTCTCCGGCGCGCTGCCGATGGGGGGCCTGCCCCCGGGGATCGCGGCGCGCCTCCCCGCCGCGCGCGCACCGTTCTTCACCGGTCTGCTGGCGGTGGCGGTGGCGAGCCCCTGCACCGCGCCGCTGATGGGCGCGGCGGTGGGCTACGCCGCCACCCAGCCGCCGGAGACGGGGTTCCTGGTGATCGTCGCGATCGGCGTCGGTTTCGCCCTGCCGATGGTGCTGGTGGGCTGGATCCCCGCCGTCGGCCGTCTGGTGCCGCGACCCGGGCCGTGGATGGCGACGCTGCGCAAGGTGCTCGCGTGGCCGATGTTCGGCGCCGCGCTCTGGCTCGCCTGGGTTCTGAGCCGCCAGACCGACGCCCTCGGCCTCGCCCTCGCCGCCCTGGTGCCGGTCGCGATCGGCGTCGCACTGCGGGCGCGGCGGCTCGCGCTCCCAGCGATCGCGCTCGCGGCGGTGGTCGCGGCGACGGCGGTGGAGATCCGCCCCGCGCGCGTCGCCGCGGCCGAGGACGCATGGTCCGAGGCCCGCGTCGCCGCCCTGCGCGCCGAGGGACGGCCGGTGTTCGTCGACTTCACCGCCGCCTGGTGCCTCACCTGCCAGGTCAACAAACGCACCACTCTCAAGGATGCCGAGGTGATCGCCGCGTTCGACGCCAAGGGCGTGGCGCGGCTGGTCGCCGACTGGACCCAGCGCGACGAGCGCATCGGCGCGGCGCTCGCGCGCCTGGGCCGCAACGGCGTTCCGGTCTACGCGCTTTACGTTCCCGGCCGCGAGACGCCGCTGCTGCTGCCGGAACTGCTGACGCCGTCGGCGGTGCTGGACGCGCTGGAGACGCTGCCCGCCCGCTGA
- the yjiG gene encoding conserved hypothetical protein; putative inner membrane protein (Evidence 4 : Homologs of previously reported genes of unknown function; Product type pm : putative membrane component): MENKTVVDIFVDGARKGWTIGVSNILPNVLMAFVLIQVLKVTGLLDLIGVVFGPVMAVFGLPGESVAVLLGAWLSMGGGVGVAASLFAGKVLTPEHVTILVPAIFLMGSQIQYMGRLLGTAGVQTRHYPMLFGISILNAAIAMLVMRFVV, translated from the coding sequence ATGGAGAACAAAACCGTGGTCGACATCTTCGTCGACGGTGCGCGCAAGGGCTGGACCATCGGCGTTTCCAATATCCTGCCGAACGTGCTGATGGCGTTCGTGCTGATCCAGGTGCTCAAGGTCACCGGGCTTCTCGACCTGATCGGCGTCGTCTTCGGGCCGGTGATGGCGGTATTCGGCCTGCCGGGCGAAAGCGTGGCGGTCCTGCTCGGGGCGTGGCTGTCGATGGGCGGCGGCGTCGGCGTCGCCGCGTCGCTGTTCGCCGGCAAGGTGCTGACGCCGGAGCACGTGACGATCCTGGTGCCCGCGATCTTTCTGATGGGCTCGCAGATCCAGTACATGGGACGGCTGCTCGGGACCGCCGGGGTCCAGACCCGGCACTACCCGATGCTGTTCGGGATTTCGATCTTGAATGCGGCGATCGCGATGCTGGTCATGCGCTTCGTCGTCTGA
- a CDS encoding Integral membrane protein produces the protein MTAPAETAISTPSPRAGFGAPEAALVVVTMFWGGTFLIVQAAMSVGGPLFFVGARFALAAVAGALLALPVLRGLTRRELFAGAAIGVAIFFGYGLQTWGLRTIETSKSGFITALYVPLVPLVQWLVLRRPPQLMSWVGVACAFTGLILLAGPEGARLSFSSAELLTIGGAIAFAAEISLIGGFAGTVDLRRVTVVQLGVASLISFALMPVFDEGIPEFSWLLLVCILVMGLASTLIHLAMNWAQKRLSPTRATLIYAAEPVWAGIFGRLAGERLPGLALLGAALIVTGVIVSELKPRRWRAS, from the coding sequence ATGACAGCTCCCGCAGAAACCGCGATTTCCACCCCGTCCCCCCGCGCCGGGTTCGGCGCGCCCGAGGCCGCCCTGGTGGTGGTGACGATGTTCTGGGGCGGCACCTTCCTGATCGTCCAGGCCGCGATGTCGGTGGGCGGACCGCTGTTCTTCGTCGGCGCGCGGTTCGCGCTCGCGGCGGTGGCGGGCGCGCTGCTGGCGCTGCCGGTGCTCCGGGGGCTGACCCGCCGCGAGCTGTTCGCCGGAGCGGCGATCGGCGTCGCGATCTTTTTCGGCTACGGGCTGCAGACCTGGGGCCTGCGCACCATCGAGACCAGCAAGTCCGGCTTCATCACCGCGCTGTACGTGCCGCTGGTGCCGCTGGTGCAGTGGCTGGTGCTGCGCCGCCCGCCGCAATTGATGAGCTGGGTCGGCGTCGCCTGCGCGTTCACCGGGTTGATCCTGCTGGCGGGGCCGGAGGGGGCGCGGCTGTCGTTCTCTTCCGCCGAACTCCTCACCATCGGCGGCGCGATCGCGTTCGCGGCGGAGATCTCGCTGATCGGCGGCTTCGCCGGAACCGTCGATCTCCGGCGGGTGACGGTGGTGCAGCTCGGCGTGGCGTCGCTGATTTCGTTCGCCCTGATGCCGGTGTTCGACGAGGGGATCCCGGAGTTCTCGTGGCTGCTGCTGGTCTGCATCCTGGTGATGGGGCTGGCGAGCACGCTCATCCACCTGGCGATGAACTGGGCGCAGAAGCGCCTCTCGCCGACCCGCGCGACCCTGATCTACGCCGCCGAGCCGGTGTGGGCGGGGATCTTCGGCCGCCTCGCGGGCGAGCGTCTGCCGGGGCTCGCGTTGCTCGGCGCGGCGCTGATCGTGACCGGGGTGATCGTGTCCGAACTCAAACCGCGGCGCTGGCGGGCGTCGTAA
- a CDS encoding putative YheO-like domain-containing protein (Evidence 3 : Function proposed based on presence of conserved amino acid motif, structural feature or limited homology) yields MFRKRYKKDPDPTIGRGTVVPLVHGLSEALGPDYCILFYALTGGREARVAAVANGALAGLAVGDAAPEADRAAIDESLNPGAPGSLQYFSITAAGRRLRSDLIRIDGAGDAPPGFLVLHYDMARVELLQELVSHLTGGRSPEVAQDAAARADGLVEQGLQRAAQHLGKPLSFAGKVEKIQVVEWLDREGFFLFKGAVEALAREMGNTKYTIYAYLRESRMRSPD; encoded by the coding sequence GTGTTCAGAAAACGCTACAAAAAGGATCCCGATCCGACGATCGGGAGAGGGACCGTCGTACCTCTCGTCCACGGCCTTTCCGAGGCCCTGGGGCCGGATTACTGCATTCTTTTCTATGCATTGACCGGGGGACGGGAGGCCCGGGTCGCCGCCGTGGCGAACGGCGCGCTCGCCGGTCTCGCGGTGGGCGACGCCGCGCCCGAGGCGGATCGCGCCGCCATCGATGAAAGTCTCAACCCCGGCGCGCCGGGATCGCTCCAGTACTTTTCCATCACCGCCGCGGGGCGCCGCCTGCGCTCCGACCTGATCCGCATCGACGGCGCGGGCGACGCGCCGCCGGGCTTCCTGGTGCTGCATTACGACATGGCTCGGGTCGAACTGCTGCAGGAGCTGGTTTCGCACCTGACCGGCGGCCGTTCGCCCGAGGTCGCGCAGGATGCGGCGGCGCGCGCCGACGGTCTGGTCGAGCAGGGGTTGCAGCGGGCGGCGCAGCACCTCGGCAAGCCGCTGTCGTTCGCCGGCAAGGTCGAGAAGATCCAGGTGGTCGAGTGGCTGGATCGGGAAGGGTTCTTTCTGTTCAAGGGCGCGGTCGAGGCGCTCGCCCGGGAGATGGGCAATACGAAGTACACGATCTACGCCTACCTGCGCGAATCCCGGATGCGGTCGCCGGACTAG
- the yjiH gene encoding conserved hypothetical protein; putative inner membrane protein (Evidence 4 : Homologs of previously reported genes of unknown function; Product type pm : putative membrane component), whose protein sequence is MNKIDEPLRERSEAMLESSKVPISGYIALACAILVFSGIFAKQQGWISVIDFNTLNGHFGAIKDGGAFRGSGGNGARDGFLFAIGLIPAVMLALGIVEVVDHLGGLRAGQRMLTPILRPMMGIPGVAGLALVTSLQSTDAGGGMTRMLREENFLTEGEKTIFCAFQFSAGGTITNYLSSGAALFAFMTVPIIVPLALMFVLKVFGANVMRLYLRHVVKEA, encoded by the coding sequence ATGAACAAAATCGACGAACCTCTGCGCGAACGATCGGAGGCGATGCTCGAATCGTCCAAGGTTCCGATCTCCGGCTATATCGCTCTCGCCTGCGCGATTCTGGTGTTCTCGGGAATTTTCGCCAAGCAGCAGGGCTGGATTTCCGTCATCGACTTCAACACCCTCAACGGTCATTTCGGCGCGATCAAGGACGGCGGCGCGTTCCGCGGCAGCGGCGGCAACGGCGCGCGCGACGGCTTCCTCTTCGCCATCGGCCTGATTCCGGCGGTGATGCTCGCCCTCGGCATCGTCGAGGTGGTCGACCATCTCGGCGGCCTGCGCGCCGGACAACGGATGCTGACGCCGATCCTGCGGCCGATGATGGGCATCCCCGGAGTTGCCGGGCTCGCCCTGGTGACCAGCCTGCAGAGCACCGACGCCGGCGGCGGCATGACGCGGATGCTGCGCGAGGAAAACTTCCTCACCGAGGGGGAAAAGACGATCTTCTGCGCGTTCCAGTTCTCCGCGGGGGGAACCATCACGAACTACCTGTCGAGCGGCGCGGCGCTGTTCGCGTTCATGACCGTGCCGATCATCGTGCCCCTGGCGCTGATGTTCGTGCTCAAGGTGTTCGGCGCCAACGTCATGCGCCTGTATCTGCGCCACGTCGTCAAGGAGGCCTGA